Proteins encoded within one genomic window of Nordella sp. HKS 07:
- a CDS encoding peptidase, translating into MTYCVGLLMKDGFVLAADTRTNAGLDNIATFRKLHSWAQPGKRVFALATSGNLATTQAVVSLLTEGTLSLRKRGAVDNLFNAKTMFQAAQIVGRAARDVQRSDEGQLFQSEDTFSASFLFAGQIGAEPPRLFQIYSAGNFIEAAADTPFLQIGEHKYGKPILDRVSDQTMRLGEAAKLVLLSFDSTIRSNLSVGLPIDLLVYEKDALKLDRIRRIERDDPYFRKLSDEWGKALRHAFSAIEEFDI; encoded by the coding sequence ATGACTTATTGCGTGGGATTGCTGATGAAGGACGGCTTCGTCCTGGCAGCTGACACGCGTACCAATGCGGGTCTCGACAATATCGCGACCTTCCGCAAGTTGCATAGCTGGGCACAGCCCGGCAAGCGAGTCTTCGCGCTCGCGACCTCGGGCAACCTCGCCACCACCCAGGCTGTGGTCAGCCTCCTGACCGAGGGAACTCTGTCGCTGCGCAAGCGCGGCGCGGTCGACAATCTGTTCAACGCCAAGACGATGTTCCAGGCCGCCCAGATCGTCGGGCGCGCGGCGCGTGACGTGCAGCGCAGCGACGAAGGCCAGCTGTTCCAGTCCGAGGACACCTTTTCGGCGAGCTTCCTATTCGCCGGCCAGATCGGCGCGGAGCCGCCGCGGCTCTTCCAGATCTACTCGGCCGGCAATTTCATCGAGGCGGCGGCGGACACGCCGTTCCTGCAGATCGGCGAGCACAAATACGGCAAGCCGATCCTCGACCGGGTCAGCGACCAGACCATGCGGCTTGGCGAAGCGGCCAAGCTCGTCCTGCTCTCTTTTGATTCCACCATTCGCTCCAACCTGAGCGTCGGCCTGCCGATCGACCTGCTCGTCTATGAAAAGGACGCGCTCAAACTCGACCGCATCAGGCGCATCGAGCGTGACGATCCCTATTTCCGGAAGCTCTCTGACGAATGGGGCAAAGCGCTGCGCCACGCTTTCAGCGCGATCGAAGAGTTCGATATCTGA
- a CDS encoding transglutaminase family protein, with protein MKLHIRHETRYDYETSVRSSIQRLHLTPSAFATQKLLSWNIEAPGIDKALIYRDGFGNQVHVITSQGAHDHVMVVAQGVVEVEDAAGLVRGLVCPAPDNVFLRQTTATEPSPALVELARSAAARQQKPLDLAHELMREIHGRIVYQIGVTHSHTTAAEALADGKGVCQDHAHAMLSALRFLGVPGRYVTGYLVTEGMLPATASHAWAEALIPQLGWVGFDAANCKCPTADYVRVATGLDAPGVVPVRGSRRGGESENMTVSVLVQPAEQ; from the coding sequence ATGAAACTCCATATCCGCCATGAGACCCGGTATGATTACGAGACGAGCGTGCGCTCGTCGATCCAGAGGCTTCATCTGACCCCGTCCGCCTTCGCGACCCAGAAGCTCCTGTCGTGGAACATCGAGGCGCCAGGGATCGACAAAGCGCTGATATACCGCGACGGCTTCGGCAACCAGGTGCACGTGATCACTTCGCAAGGCGCCCATGACCATGTGATGGTCGTCGCCCAGGGCGTGGTCGAGGTGGAAGATGCTGCCGGCCTGGTGCGCGGCCTCGTTTGTCCGGCTCCGGACAATGTCTTCTTGCGCCAGACCACAGCCACGGAACCAAGCCCAGCGCTCGTCGAGCTCGCCCGCTCGGCAGCGGCTCGGCAGCAGAAGCCGCTCGACCTCGCTCATGAGCTCATGCGCGAAATCCACGGCCGCATCGTTTATCAGATCGGCGTGACCCATTCCCATACGACGGCGGCGGAAGCGCTGGCCGACGGCAAAGGTGTGTGCCAGGACCACGCCCATGCGATGCTGTCGGCGCTCCGCTTTCTCGGTGTTCCGGGCCGGTACGTCACCGGCTATCTCGTCACCGAAGGCATGCTTCCCGCAACGGCAAGCCATGCCTGGGCCGAGGCGCTCATTCCGCAGCTCGGCTGGGTGGGGTTCGACGCGGCGAACTGCAAATGCCCCACCGCCGATTATGTGCGGGTGGCGACAGGCCTTGACGCACCGGGCGTAGTGCCTGTACGCGGCAGCCGGCGTGGCGGGGAGAGTGAGAACATGACCGTCTCGGTTCTGGTCCAGCCGGCCGAGCAGTAG
- a CDS encoding alpha-E domain-containing protein: protein MLGRTAASLFWMSRYIERAENMARLLEVGYRISLMPRAIEGHRDEWRSTLTSAASEASYFAKHKDITTAEVIDHLLFDEDNPSSVRTCLKTARNNGRAVRTALTRDVWESLNGTWNEFSQIQPDSITTDRLPGFLDWIKQRAMLFRGALLGTMLRHDTYFFSQLGTFVERADNTARILDVKYYILLPKPSDVGSDVDIQQWATVLRSVSAHRAYRWFYRDSTYRPWLVAEFMILREEMPRSLTFCYQWITRSLDGLAEHYGQRYDIHRAAAEIYNRLETGKMDDIFQSGLHEFLQDFVKANNQLAADIAHTYNFP, encoded by the coding sequence ATGCTGGGCCGCACCGCCGCTTCGCTGTTCTGGATGTCGCGCTATATCGAGCGCGCCGAGAACATGGCGCGCCTCCTCGAAGTCGGTTACCGCATCTCGCTAATGCCGCGCGCCATCGAGGGTCACCGCGACGAGTGGCGCTCGACCCTCACCAGTGCCGCCTCGGAAGCGAGCTATTTCGCCAAGCACAAGGACATCACCACCGCCGAGGTCATCGATCACCTGCTGTTCGACGAGGACAATCCGTCGAGCGTGCGGACATGTCTCAAGACCGCGCGCAACAATGGGCGCGCCGTGCGCACCGCCTTGACGCGCGATGTGTGGGAAAGTCTCAACGGCACCTGGAACGAGTTCTCCCAGATCCAGCCCGACTCGATCACCACCGACCGGCTGCCCGGCTTCCTCGACTGGATCAAGCAGCGCGCCATGCTGTTCCGCGGCGCGCTGCTCGGCACCATGCTCCGGCATGACACCTACTTCTTCAGCCAGCTCGGCACCTTCGTCGAGCGCGCCGACAACACCGCGCGCATCCTCGACGTCAAATATTACATCCTGCTGCCGAAGCCGAGCGACGTCGGCTCCGACGTCGACATCCAGCAATGGGCGACGGTCCTGCGCTCGGTCTCGGCGCACCGCGCCTATCGCTGGTTCTATCGCGACAGCACCTACCGGCCGTGGCTGGTCGCCGAATTCATGATCCTGCGCGAGGAGATGCCACGCTCGCTCACCTTCTGCTATCAATGGATCACCCGCTCGCTCGACGGGCTGGCCGAGCATTACGGCCAGCGTTACGACATCCATCGCGCCGCGGCTGAGATCTACAACCGCCTGGAAACGGGCAAGATGGACGACATCTTCCAGAGCGGCCTGCATGAGTTCCTGCAGGATTTCGTCAAAGCCAACAACCAGCTCGCCGCCGATATCGCGCACACCTATAACTTCCCATGA
- a CDS encoding circularly permuted type 2 ATP-grasp protein gives MGNIFNEMLNPDDSVRGPYSQIHDWVGSLSKANVERALKEAEGIFRRLGITFAVYGSTEASERLIPFDIIPRVFSATEWRRLSIGIEQRVRALNAFLHDLYHRQEILRAGRIPKDLILQNSAFVPQMVGLNPPRGVYAHIIGVDIVRVRENEFYVLEDNCRTPSGVSYMLENREAMMFLFPDLFKRHRVAPVENYPAMLRRTLDSIAPPGAGNEPTAVLLTPGIHNSAFFEHAFLADEMGIELCEGSDLFVEGDCLYMRTTQAPKRVDVVYRRIDDDYLDPLTFRPDSALGVPGLFDLYRAGRVTLVNAPGTGIADDKSIYTYIPEVIEFYTGEKPLLRNVPTWRCGEAQDLGYVLDHLAELVVKEVHGSGGYGMLVGPTASRLEIEEFRARLKANPKNYIAQPTLALSASPTFTETGVAPRHIDLRPFVLTGDQVRITPGGLTRVALKEGSLVVNSSQGGGTKDTWVLED, from the coding sequence ATGGGGAATATCTTCAACGAAATGTTGAACCCGGACGACTCGGTCCGTGGCCCCTATTCACAAATCCATGACTGGGTCGGCTCGCTCAGTAAGGCCAATGTCGAGCGGGCGCTGAAGGAAGCGGAAGGCATCTTCCGGCGCCTCGGCATTACTTTCGCTGTCTACGGATCGACAGAGGCCTCCGAGCGGCTCATCCCCTTCGACATCATCCCGCGCGTCTTCTCGGCCACCGAGTGGCGCCGGCTCAGCATCGGCATCGAGCAGCGGGTCCGGGCGCTCAACGCCTTCCTGCACGACCTCTATCACCGCCAGGAGATTCTGCGCGCCGGGCGAATTCCCAAGGACCTCATCCTGCAGAACTCCGCCTTCGTGCCGCAGATGGTCGGGCTGAACCCGCCGCGCGGTGTTTATGCCCATATCATCGGCGTCGACATCGTCAGGGTGAGAGAGAACGAGTTCTACGTGCTCGAGGATAATTGCCGCACGCCCTCCGGCGTCTCCTACATGCTGGAGAACCGGGAAGCGATGATGTTCCTCTTTCCCGATCTGTTCAAACGCCACCGCGTCGCGCCCGTCGAGAATTATCCGGCGATGCTGCGCCGGACGCTCGACAGCATAGCGCCACCGGGCGCCGGCAATGAGCCGACCGCCGTGCTGCTCACCCCCGGTATCCACAACTCGGCCTTCTTCGAACATGCCTTCCTCGCCGATGAGATGGGTATCGAATTGTGCGAGGGTTCCGATCTCTTTGTCGAAGGCGACTGTCTCTATATGCGCACGACGCAGGCGCCGAAGCGGGTCGATGTCGTCTATCGCCGGATCGACGATGACTATCTCGATCCCCTCACCTTCCGGCCCGACTCGGCGCTCGGCGTGCCCGGCCTCTTCGATCTCTATCGCGCCGGGCGCGTCACGCTCGTCAATGCGCCGGGCACCGGCATCGCCGACGACAAGTCGATCTATACCTATATTCCCGAAGTCATCGAGTTCTATACGGGCGAGAAGCCGCTGCTCAGGAACGTGCCGACCTGGCGCTGCGGCGAGGCGCAGGACCTCGGCTATGTGCTCGATCACCTGGCCGAGCTGGTGGTCAAGGAAGTGCATGGCTCCGGCGGCTACGGCATGCTGGTGGGCCCGACGGCATCACGCCTTGAAATCGAGGAGTTCCGCGCCCGGCTCAAGGCCAATCCGAAGAACTACATCGCCCAGCCTACCCTCGCTCTGTCCGCCTCGCCCACCTTCACAGAGACCGGCGTCGCGCCCCGCCATATCGACCTCAGGCCCTTCGTCCTCACCGGCGACCAGGTCCGCATCACCCCTGGCGGCCTTACCCGCGTGGCGTTGAAGGAGGGATCCCTGGTGGTCAATTCGAGCCAGGGCGGCGGCACGAAGGACACCTGGGTGCTGGAGGACTGA
- a CDS encoding aspartate aminotransferase family protein, with protein sequence MSIHAKNLNIAELVARDTAHHFHPFTDHKAFHAEGGARVITQADGVWIWDANGNKLLDGMAGLWCVNVGYGRKELAEVAYRQMLDLPYYNTFFKTTTVPTTELAAKISSHMPERFKHIFFVNSGSEANDTIVRFVRHYWKLMGKPYRTQIIGRRRGYHGSTMIAASMGGMEGMHGQGGLPLPGFHHVQQPYWYDFGRDLTPEQFGLEAAADLEKKILELGPDNVAAFIGEPIQGAAGVLIPPKTYWPEVQKICRKYGIILIADEVISGFGRTGNWWGFETLGFEPDIVPMAKGLSSGYQPIGAIAFSDRLIKDFFDKGEEFYHGMTYAGHPVAAAVALKNIEIIEAEKLVERARELGGYFAEGLASLNDHPIVGETRSVGLIGAIEIAKDKKSRARFDKPGRVGTICRDHCFNNGLIMRACWDTMVLAPPLVISKKEIDEMVRLARVALDKTYQDVRAEMT encoded by the coding sequence ATGTCGATCCATGCCAAGAACCTGAATATCGCCGAACTCGTTGCGCGCGACACCGCGCATCACTTCCACCCGTTCACCGACCATAAGGCCTTCCATGCCGAAGGCGGCGCCCGGGTCATCACCCAGGCCGACGGCGTGTGGATCTGGGACGCCAATGGCAACAAGCTGCTCGACGGCATGGCCGGACTGTGGTGCGTGAATGTCGGCTATGGCCGCAAGGAGCTGGCCGAGGTCGCCTATCGGCAGATGCTCGATCTTCCCTACTACAACACCTTCTTCAAGACGACGACGGTGCCGACCACCGAACTCGCGGCGAAGATTTCCTCCCATATGCCGGAGCGCTTCAAGCACATTTTCTTTGTGAATTCGGGCTCCGAGGCCAATGACACGATCGTGCGCTTCGTGCGCCATTACTGGAAGCTGATGGGCAAGCCCTATCGCACCCAGATCATCGGCCGCCGGCGCGGCTATCATGGCTCGACCATGATCGCCGCCAGCATGGGCGGCATGGAGGGCATGCACGGGCAGGGCGGCCTGCCGCTGCCGGGCTTCCATCATGTCCAGCAGCCTTACTGGTATGATTTCGGTCGCGATCTGACGCCGGAGCAATTCGGCCTCGAGGCCGCCGCCGATCTCGAGAAGAAGATCCTGGAGCTCGGGCCCGACAATGTCGCGGCCTTCATCGGCGAGCCCATCCAGGGTGCTGCCGGCGTGCTCATCCCGCCCAAGACCTACTGGCCCGAGGTGCAGAAGATCTGCCGCAAATACGGCATTATCCTCATCGCCGACGAGGTCATCTCGGGCTTCGGCCGCACCGGCAACTGGTGGGGTTTCGAGACGCTGGGCTTCGAGCCCGACATCGTGCCGATGGCCAAGGGCCTGTCCTCCGGCTATCAGCCGATCGGCGCCATTGCCTTCTCCGACAGGCTCATCAAGGACTTCTTCGACAAGGGCGAGGAATTTTATCACGGCATGACCTATGCCGGCCATCCGGTGGCGGCGGCTGTTGCGCTGAAGAACATCGAGATCATCGAAGCGGAGAAACTGGTCGAGCGCGCGCGCGAGCTCGGCGGCTATTTCGCTGAAGGGTTAGCGAGCCTCAACGATCACCCGATCGTCGGCGAGACCCGCTCCGTCGGCCTGATCGGCGCCATCGAGATTGCCAAGGACAAGAAGTCGCGCGCGCGCTTCGACAAGCCCGGCCGCGTCGGCACCATCTGCCGCGACCACTGCTTCAACAACGGGCTGATCATGCGGGCCTGCTGGGACACCATGGTCCTGGCGCCGCCCCTGGTGATCTCGAAGAAGGAGATCGACGAGATGGTCCGCCTGGCGCGCGTCGCGTTGGACAAGACTTATCAGGACGTCAGGGCGGAGATGACCTGA